In Tenacibaculum pacificus, a single window of DNA contains:
- the queA gene encoding tRNA preQ1(34) S-adenosylmethionine ribosyltransferase-isomerase QueA has translation MKLSNFSFELPEELLAEYPSEHRDEARLMVLHRDTQKIEHKLFKDLINYFDEGDVLMLNNTKVFPARMYGNKEKTGALIEVFLLRELNAENRLWDVLVDPARKIRIGNKLFFGDDESLVAEVIDNTTSRGRTLRFLYDGPYEEFREKLVKLGETPLPKYIKREVEASDEDRYQTIFAKNEGAVAAPAAGLHFSKHLMKRLEIKGVDFAEITLHIGLGTFNPVEVEDLSKHKMDSEKIKVTQETADMVNNAIAKKKRVCAVGTTVMRTVESSITSKRKLKEFEGWTNKFIFPPFDFSVANCMVTNFHSPKSTLMMTVSAFAGHDFMMEAYQEAIKEKYKFHSYGDAMLIL, from the coding sequence ATGAAATTATCAAATTTTAGTTTTGAATTACCAGAAGAGTTATTAGCAGAATATCCTTCAGAGCATAGAGATGAAGCACGTTTAATGGTGTTACATAGAGATACTCAAAAAATTGAACATAAATTGTTTAAAGATTTAATCAATTATTTTGATGAAGGAGATGTGCTAATGTTAAATAATACAAAGGTTTTTCCTGCTCGTATGTACGGGAATAAAGAAAAAACTGGTGCTCTTATTGAAGTGTTTTTACTACGTGAACTAAATGCTGAAAACCGTTTGTGGGATGTTTTAGTTGATCCTGCAAGGAAAATCAGAATAGGTAACAAATTGTTCTTCGGAGACGATGAAAGTTTAGTTGCTGAGGTTATTGATAATACAACATCACGTGGTAGAACATTACGTTTTTTATATGATGGACCTTACGAAGAGTTTAGAGAAAAATTAGTAAAGTTAGGTGAAACTCCATTACCTAAGTATATTAAGCGTGAAGTTGAGGCATCTGATGAAGATCGTTACCAAACAATTTTTGCAAAAAATGAAGGTGCAGTAGCAGCTCCAGCAGCAGGTTTACACTTTTCTAAACATTTAATGAAACGTTTAGAAATTAAAGGTGTTGATTTTGCCGAAATAACTTTACATATTGGTTTAGGTACTTTCAATCCAGTTGAGGTAGAAGATTTATCGAAACATAAAATGGATTCTGAAAAAATCAAGGTAACTCAAGAAACTGCAGATATGGTAAACAATGCCATAGCAAAGAAGAAAAGAGTTTGTGCCGTTGGTACTACCGTAATGAGAACTGTAGAATCTTCAATTACATCTAAAAGAAAATTAAAAGAATTTGAAGGATGGACAAATAAATTTATCTTTCCTCCATTTGATTTTAGTGTTGCAAATTGTATGGTTACAAATTTTCATTCACCAAAATCTACTTTAATGATGACAGTTTCAGCATTTGCTGGTCATGATTTTATGATGGAAGCTTACCAAGAAGCAATTAAAGAAAAATATAAATTTCACTCGTATGGAGATGCGATGTTAATTTTATAA
- a CDS encoding 3-phosphoshikimate 1-carboxyvinyltransferase has protein sequence MNLELTSSRNKTINSEVIISGSKSESNRLLILQQLFSNINIENLSDSDDTHHLQEALSSDNEIADIGHAGTAMRFLTAFFATQQGVTKVLQGSERMHNRPIKILVDALRDLGADIEYLEKDGYPPIKITGKKIEKDTVSIDGNVSSQYISALMLIAPSLKNGLAIDLKGIVTSVPYIEMTLSLLHQIGVSATFIKNSIKIEALENVVPQNIVVESDWSSASYFYSLIALSKVGATVELTAYKKDSLQGDNCLATIYKHFGVTTTFKENTIVLSKEEKHSTAILTENLKNAPDIAQTIVVTCFGLGVACDLTGLHTLKIKETDRLEALKEELIKLGANISITNQSLHLKVANSINKNIAITTYNDHRMAMAFAPLALKTTIIISDAEVVSKSYRNFWKDMQQVGLETIKQK, from the coding sequence ATGAACTTAGAACTGACTAGCAGTAGGAATAAAACAATTAATTCAGAGGTAATTATTTCTGGATCAAAAAGTGAATCGAATAGATTGTTAATTTTACAACAATTATTTTCGAATATAAATATTGAAAATTTATCAGATTCAGATGATACACATCATTTACAAGAAGCTTTATCTTCTGATAATGAAATAGCAGATATTGGTCATGCAGGTACTGCAATGCGTTTTTTAACTGCTTTTTTTGCAACTCAACAAGGCGTAACAAAAGTTTTACAAGGGTCTGAGAGAATGCATAATCGTCCTATTAAAATTTTAGTTGATGCACTTCGTGATTTAGGTGCAGATATTGAATATTTAGAAAAAGATGGATATCCTCCAATAAAAATTACAGGTAAAAAAATAGAAAAAGACACTGTTTCTATTGATGGTAATGTAAGTAGTCAATACATTTCGGCTTTAATGTTAATTGCACCTAGTTTAAAAAATGGGTTAGCAATTGATTTAAAAGGTATTGTTACTTCTGTACCATATATTGAAATGACGTTATCTTTATTGCATCAAATAGGTGTTTCGGCTACTTTTATCAAAAATAGTATAAAAATTGAAGCTTTAGAAAATGTTGTACCTCAAAATATAGTTGTTGAATCTGATTGGAGTTCTGCTTCTTATTTTTATTCGTTAATAGCGTTGAGTAAAGTAGGTGCTACAGTAGAATTAACAGCTTATAAAAAAGATAGCTTACAAGGAGATAATTGTTTGGCTACTATTTATAAACATTTTGGTGTAACAACTACTTTTAAAGAGAATACGATTGTTTTATCTAAAGAAGAAAAGCATAGTACTGCTATTTTAACAGAAAATTTAAAAAATGCTCCAGATATTGCGCAAACCATTGTTGTTACTTGTTTTGGATTAGGAGTTGCTTGTGATTTAACAGGGCTTCATACCTTAAAAATAAAAGAAACAGATAGGTTAGAGGCATTAAAAGAAGAGTTAATTAAATTAGGTGCAAATATTAGTATTACTAACCAAAGTTTACATTTAAAGGTTGCTAATAGTATCAATAAAAATATTGCAATTACTACATATAATGACCATAGAATGGCAATGGCTTTTGCTCCTTTAGCATTAAAAACTACTATTATTATTTCAGATGCAGAAGTGGTTAGTAAATCGTACCGAAATTTTTGGAAGGATATGCAACAAGTAGGTTTAGAAACGATTAAACAAAAATAA
- a CDS encoding nucleotide pyrophosphohydrolase: MNIQDAQKEVDNWIKKHGVRYFNELTNMAQLTEEVGEVARIIARRYGEQSEKESDKNKDLGEELADVMFVVLCLANQTGINLQDAFDKKLDIKTKRDHDRHHNNEKLK, encoded by the coding sequence ATGAATATACAAGACGCCCAAAAAGAAGTAGATAATTGGATTAAAAAGCATGGAGTTCGTTATTTTAATGAATTAACAAACATGGCACAATTAACGGAAGAAGTAGGAGAGGTTGCACGAATTATTGCACGTCGTTATGGAGAACAAAGCGAAAAAGAGAGTGACAAAAATAAAGATTTAGGAGAAGAATTGGCAGATGTGATGTTTGTGGTATTATGTTTGGCTAATCAAACAGGTATTAACTTACAAGATGCTTTTGATAAAAAATTAGATATAAAAACAAAGCGTGATCATGATCGTCATCACAATAACGAAAAATTAAAATAA
- a CDS encoding MDR family MFS transporter has product MKKLYFNYLATFKGLSKEVWWLALITLINRAGTMVIPFLSLYLTKDLNFSLKDVGWIMTCFGLGSVIGSWLGGKLTDKIGFYKVMKVSLFLTGLLFIALQFVSTFYGFCIGIFLVMLVADTFRPAMFVALSAYSKPENSTRSVTLIRLAINLGFSAGPALGGLIITSLSYNGLFWVDGITCVLATFLLVKVLNPKKARASEIVKVENPVSVFSDKAFWIFFIGMFIFGFIFLQLFSTIPLYYKVAHHLSELEIGLLMAMNGFIIFALEMPLIKWLEESKYSKECLIFVGLFLTAISFLVLNLTGWSGILIVGMFFMTIGEMIAFPFSNAFVMERSKKGNQGEYMAYYSIAFSLAHIFGHNSGMRLIDNYGFDITWWVIISIAVVGLFFFYLLNRMIQKEIK; this is encoded by the coding sequence ATGAAAAAACTATATTTTAATTATCTAGCTACTTTTAAAGGACTTTCGAAAGAAGTTTGGTGGTTAGCTTTAATAACCTTGATAAATAGAGCGGGAACGATGGTGATTCCTTTTTTATCATTGTATTTAACTAAAGATTTAAATTTTAGTTTAAAAGATGTAGGTTGGATAATGACTTGTTTTGGATTAGGATCTGTTATTGGATCTTGGTTGGGCGGGAAATTAACCGATAAAATAGGATTTTATAAAGTGATGAAAGTGAGTCTGTTTTTAACAGGTTTATTATTTATCGCTTTACAATTTGTTTCTACTTTTTATGGGTTTTGTATTGGGATTTTTTTAGTAATGCTAGTTGCAGATACTTTTCGACCAGCAATGTTTGTCGCTTTAAGTGCTTATAGTAAGCCAGAAAATAGTACACGTTCGGTAACTTTAATTCGTTTAGCAATTAATTTAGGATTTTCGGCAGGTCCTGCACTTGGAGGTTTAATTATTACTAGTTTAAGTTATAATGGATTGTTTTGGGTAGACGGAATTACGTGTGTTTTAGCAACTTTTTTATTAGTAAAAGTATTGAATCCTAAAAAAGCAAGAGCATCAGAAATAGTAAAAGTTGAAAACCCTGTTTCTGTATTTTCTGATAAAGCTTTTTGGATATTTTTTATAGGGATGTTTATTTTCGGATTTATATTTTTACAGTTATTTTCGACTATACCATTGTATTATAAAGTTGCTCATCATTTATCAGAATTAGAAATTGGGTTATTAATGGCAATGAATGGTTTTATTATTTTTGCACTAGAAATGCCTTTAATTAAGTGGTTAGAAGAAAGTAAATATAGTAAAGAATGTTTGATCTTTGTCGGTTTATTTTTAACGGCAATTAGCTTTTTAGTTTTAAACTTAACAGGATGGAGCGGTATTTTAATTGTAGGAATGTTTTTTATGACTATTGGTGAAATGATAGCTTTTCCGTTTTCAAATGCTTTTGTAATGGAACGATCAAAGAAAGGAAATCAAGGAGAATATATGGCGTATTATAGCATTGCATTTTCTTTAGCACATATTTTTGGGCATAATTCAGGAATGCGTTTAATCGATAATTATGGTTTTGATATCACATGGTGGGTTATTATTTCAATAGCTGTAGTAGGTTTGTTTTTCTTTTATCTTTTAAATAGAATGATTCAAAAAGAAATAAAATAA
- a CDS encoding cyclase family protein yields the protein MIAEIHHNSEKYKIDLANPLDISIAIDVSKESVNAWYIDDPKITPVKLDDWVGSVAQGAAVNFNMISFNPHSHITHTECVGHITKKVHSINKNLNKFFFLAEVISIYPKKLENGDLVITKEQLELVLKNKQSEAVVIRTLPNSDKKLRGRYSNTNPPYLLEEGVVYLKEKNIKHLLIDLPSVDKEKDEGKLVSHNAFWNTASEIRFDATITEFIYVEDSIKDGTYFLNLMIAPFENDATPSKPILYKILS from the coding sequence ATGATTGCAGAAATACATCATAATTCAGAAAAATATAAAATAGATTTAGCGAATCCTTTAGATATTTCAATTGCAATTGATGTATCAAAAGAAAGTGTAAATGCTTGGTATATTGATGACCCAAAAATAACTCCTGTTAAATTAGATGATTGGGTAGGTAGTGTAGCGCAAGGTGCAGCGGTTAATTTTAATATGATTTCTTTTAATCCACATTCGCACATAACACACACCGAATGTGTTGGGCATATCACTAAAAAAGTGCATTCTATCAATAAAAATTTAAATAAGTTTTTCTTTTTGGCTGAGGTGATAAGCATTTATCCGAAGAAATTAGAAAACGGAGATTTAGTAATAACAAAAGAACAATTAGAACTTGTATTAAAAAACAAGCAATCAGAAGCCGTTGTTATTAGAACATTACCAAATTCTGATAAAAAACTAAGAGGTAGGTATTCAAATACAAATCCGCCATATTTATTAGAAGAAGGAGTTGTTTATCTGAAAGAAAAAAATATTAAGCATTTATTAATCGATTTACCTTCGGTAGATAAAGAAAAGGATGAAGGAAAGTTAGTATCTCATAATGCTTTTTGGAATACAGCAAGTGAAATTCGTTTTGATGCAACTATAACAGAGTTTATTTATGTAGAAGATTCAATAAAAGATGGTACTTACTTTTTAAACTTAATGATAGCGCCTTTTGAAAATGATGCTACGCCAAGTAAGCCTATTTTGTATAAAATCTTAAGTTAG
- the hemW gene encoding radical SAM family heme chaperone HemW, translating into MAGIYIHIPFCKQACFYCDFHFSTSLKKKDELISCLITELEIRKKELQNEIIETIYFGGGTPSLLSSEEITSLLNAIYQHYKVIENPEITLEANPDDLSEEKILELANSPINRLSIGVQSFFEEDLKSMNRAHNSKEAKECLSIATRYFDNITVDLIYGVPNMSNERWKENLQIAFDFGVNHISSYALTVEPKTVLDSFVKNGKYPEPDETEAKEHFDILVAETAKNGFVHYEISNFGKLNYFSKHNTSYWLGKKYIGIGPSAHSFSKTHRSWNMANNAKYIKELQEGNLPNEQEKLSEEDQFNEYLMTGLRTIWGVSLAEIQANFKVCFKDDLLKSSEKFISEGLLIIANNTLKTTPKGKFLADGLASELFRIK; encoded by the coding sequence TTGGCAGGAATCTACATACACATACCATTTTGTAAGCAAGCGTGTTTTTATTGCGATTTTCATTTTTCGACTTCTTTAAAAAAGAAAGACGAGCTAATTTCGTGTTTAATAACAGAATTAGAAATCCGAAAAAAAGAATTACAAAACGAAATAATTGAAACTATTTATTTTGGTGGCGGAACTCCATCATTATTATCATCCGAAGAAATAACAAGTTTATTAAATGCGATTTATCAGCATTATAAAGTTATCGAAAATCCTGAAATTACACTAGAGGCAAATCCTGATGATTTATCCGAAGAAAAAATTTTAGAACTCGCAAATTCGCCAATTAACAGATTAAGTATTGGTGTGCAATCTTTTTTTGAAGAAGATTTAAAAAGTATGAATCGTGCGCATAATTCAAAAGAAGCGAAAGAATGTTTGTCAATAGCAACTCGTTATTTTGATAATATTACCGTCGATTTAATTTATGGCGTTCCGAATATGAGTAACGAGCGATGGAAAGAAAATTTGCAAATTGCTTTCGATTTTGGTGTAAATCATATTTCGAGTTACGCCTTAACTGTTGAGCCAAAAACGGTTTTAGATAGTTTTGTTAAAAACGGAAAATATCCCGAACCTGACGAAACAGAAGCCAAAGAACATTTTGATATTTTAGTAGCAGAAACCGCTAAAAACGGATTTGTACATTACGAAATATCAAATTTTGGAAAGCTAAATTATTTTTCGAAACATAATACTTCGTATTGGTTGGGTAAAAAATATATCGGAATAGGCCCTTCGGCACATTCGTTTAGTAAAACGCATCGTAGTTGGAATATGGCCAATAATGCAAAATATATAAAGGAATTACAAGAAGGAAATCTTCCGAATGAACAAGAAAAATTATCGGAAGAAGACCAGTTTAATGAATATTTAATGACAGGTTTACGAACTATTTGGGGCGTTTCATTAGCTGAAATTCAAGCAAATTTTAAAGTATGTTTTAAAGATGATTTATTAAAATCATCAGAAAAATTTATATCCGAAGGATTATTAATCATTGCAAATAATACTTTAAAAACTACTCCTAAAGGAAAGTTTTTAGCAGATGGTTTAGCTTCAGAATTATTTAGAATAAAATAA
- a CDS encoding KAP family P-loop NTPase fold protein — protein MISNSPISKNNGVDLFNFEHYAKKVQKIIQNNSNNSEALTIGIYGKWGEGKTSFLNLIKDEIDLGKKEEGQKRILKYHFNPWRYSTEEEMLFDFFDGLSKMMFVNKDTTLQKIGKQLIKYSRYTKAVKLSASVGFSSNKAGATFDVSEIMKALGEDFIGKEVTLESLIQNINDKLKASKYKIVVFIDDIDRLDKDEIYTILKLIKLNANFDNFVYVVALDENHVAKAIGQRYGETSDDGKLFLEKIINIPIHLPKIESADFKHFFKIKLEEVINNLGFSNRIEEIKDISYIHASEYFNNGREIIRVLNSFFVSAFAIGEDVNLRDLFWIEYLKVKYTDVFDVIKKYNSSNIEEKLISNSNIIKYSTSILNKDEIFNEHSNKIVERLFPEHKFTSKIESNNGENAIEISKFHLKINHPNHFDKYFSYHMERKFSNVKNQEILQNIIDENEVELKANLIDLRDKDDLEIHRFYSVIEDLINEKKSNQEFFYDFLFSNLDIIPESEKDYFGLTYKLRVIELIASNLDKSSIDKEKIIQLAKKLTIHQLCYFTRTINLKIDVRKQLDRLIVSKAKEEYINKPTPFFNDLTKKHLHYKMIMSLWKENDEKSFDKYIDNQTNDFDNILKLIRNFPGFWSNEYFGNLEETNYEYIKTLINVDSIYKKIEKFNPELIERVGDNKYRYSLSHDHRPSEVENVEQFIYWYKIDKNDKKLIN, from the coding sequence ATGATTAGTAATTCCCCGATTTCAAAAAATAACGGAGTAGACCTTTTTAATTTTGAACATTATGCTAAAAAGGTTCAAAAGATAATTCAAAATAATTCCAATAATTCAGAGGCTTTAACTATCGGGATTTATGGAAAATGGGGAGAAGGAAAAACATCATTTCTAAATTTAATTAAGGATGAAATTGATTTAGGAAAAAAAGAAGAAGGACAAAAACGTATTTTAAAATATCATTTTAATCCTTGGAGATATAGCACCGAAGAAGAAATGCTTTTTGATTTTTTTGATGGACTTTCTAAAATGATGTTTGTTAATAAAGATACTACACTTCAAAAAATAGGAAAACAACTTATAAAATACAGTAGATATACAAAAGCCGTTAAGCTTTCTGCATCTGTAGGGTTTTCATCAAATAAAGCGGGAGCTACATTTGATGTTAGCGAAATAATGAAAGCTTTAGGCGAAGACTTTATAGGGAAAGAAGTTACATTAGAATCTTTAATTCAAAATATAAATGATAAATTAAAGGCTTCTAAATATAAAATAGTTGTATTTATTGATGATATTGATCGCCTTGATAAAGATGAAATATATACTATTTTAAAGCTGATAAAATTAAATGCGAATTTTGATAATTTTGTATATGTTGTTGCTTTAGATGAAAATCATGTTGCAAAAGCAATAGGGCAACGTTATGGAGAAACAAGTGATGATGGAAAATTATTTTTAGAAAAAATTATTAATATTCCAATTCATTTACCAAAAATTGAATCAGCAGATTTTAAACATTTTTTTAAGATAAAACTTGAAGAAGTAATCAATAATTTGGGGTTTTCTAATAGAATAGAAGAAATTAAGGATATAAGTTATATTCATGCATCTGAGTATTTTAATAATGGTAGAGAAATAATACGAGTTCTTAATAGTTTTTTTGTAAGTGCTTTTGCTATTGGGGAAGATGTTAATCTAAGAGATTTATTTTGGATTGAGTATTTGAAGGTAAAATATACAGATGTTTTTGATGTTATAAAAAAATATAATTCATCTAATATAGAAGAAAAATTAATTAGTAATAGTAATATAATTAAGTATTCTACAAGTATTTTAAATAAAGATGAAATATTTAACGAGCATTCCAATAAAATTGTAGAAAGGTTATTTCCAGAGCATAAATTTACATCGAAGATAGAATCTAATAATGGTGAAAATGCTATTGAAATTTCAAAATTTCATTTAAAAATTAATCATCCTAATCACTTTGATAAATATTTTTCTTATCACATGGAAAGAAAATTTTCTAACGTGAAAAATCAAGAGATACTTCAAAATATAATTGATGAAAATGAAGTTGAGTTAAAAGCAAATCTTATTGATTTAAGAGATAAGGATGATTTAGAAATCCATCGTTTTTACAGTGTTATAGAAGATTTAATAAATGAAAAAAAGTCAAATCAAGAATTTTTTTATGACTTTTTATTTTCAAATTTAGATATAATACCCGAAAGTGAAAAGGATTATTTTGGGTTGACTTATAAACTAAGGGTGATAGAGCTAATCGCATCTAATTTAGATAAAAGTAGTATTGATAAAGAGAAAATAATACAATTAGCGAAAAAACTAACTATTCATCAATTATGTTATTTTACTAGAACCATAAATTTAAAAATTGATGTTAGAAAACAATTAGATAGATTAATTGTAAGCAAAGCAAAAGAAGAATATATAAATAAACCTACTCCTTTCTTTAATGATTTAACAAAAAAACATTTACATTATAAAATGATTATGTCTTTATGGAAAGAAAATGATGAAAAATCATTTGATAAATATATTGATAATCAAACGAATGATTTTGATAATATATTGAAATTGATAAGGAATTTTCCTGGTTTTTGGAGTAATGAATATTTTGGAAATTTAGAAGAAACTAATTATGAGTATATAAAAACGTTAATTAATGTAGATTCTATTTATAAAAAAATAGAAAAATTTAATCCTGAATTAATAGAAAGAGTAGGAGATAATAAATATAGATATTCTTTGTCACATGATCATAGACCATCAGAAGTAGAAAACGTAGAACAATTTATTTATTGGTATAAAATAGATAAAAACGACAAAAAATTAATAAACTAA
- the ruvC gene encoding crossover junction endodeoxyribonuclease RuvC — protein sequence MKTEKIILGVDPGTSIMGFGIIKVVGKKMEFVQMNELILKKYDNHYIKLKLIFERTIELIDTYHPDEIALEAPFFGKNVQSMLKLGRAQGVAMAAALSRDIPVTEYAPLKIKMAITGSGKASKEQVALMLKSLLNLKTLPKNLDATDGLAAAVCHHYNSGKVIGGKNYTGWASFVKQNEKRVKK from the coding sequence TTGAAAACAGAAAAAATAATATTAGGTGTTGACCCAGGTACAAGTATCATGGGGTTTGGGATTATAAAAGTTGTAGGAAAAAAAATGGAATTTGTTCAGATGAATGAGTTGATTTTAAAAAAATACGACAATCATTATATCAAATTAAAGTTAATTTTTGAACGAACTATTGAATTAATAGATACGTATCATCCTGATGAAATTGCTTTAGAAGCACCTTTTTTTGGCAAAAATGTACAATCGATGTTAAAATTAGGTCGTGCGCAAGGTGTAGCGATGGCGGCGGCATTATCACGAGATATCCCCGTAACAGAATATGCGCCTTTGAAAATAAAAATGGCAATTACTGGAAGCGGAAAAGCAAGTAAAGAGCAAGTTGCTTTGATGTTAAAATCGTTATTAAACTTAAAAACTTTGCCGAAAAACCTAGATGCTACTGATGGTTTAGCGGCTGCGGTTTGTCATCATTATAATTCAGGGAAAGTTATTGGCGGTAAAAATTATACAGGCTGGGCATCGTTTGTAAAGCAAAATGAAAAACGCGTTAAAAAGTAA
- the ade gene encoding adenine deaminase — protein sequence MIIKGNIVDIENKRIYKGAVEVENGKIKNIIEVNHSIENYILPGFVDAHIHIESSMLVPSEFAKIAVTHGTVATVSDPHEIANVLGVKGVNFMIENGKKVPFKFNFGAPSCVPATSFESAGAVINSEDIKLMMENPDIKYLAEMMNYPGVLFDDAEVLKKIQHAKNNNKPIDGHAPALRGDDISKYISAGITTDHECFSYDEALEKLQKGMKVIIREGSAAKNFDALIDLLPNHFDNMMFCSDDKHPDDLLIGHINELCKRAVSKGIDVFKVLKVACVNPVKHYNLDVGLLQKDDDADFIVVENLKNFKVLKTFINGELVAENGKSFVKSVAFEVLNNFNTDKKSIADFEFKSSAEKIRVIEALDGELVTNQIEANSLIKDGNLVSNTQNDVLKMTVVNRYKNAKPSIAFIKNFGLKEGTIASSVGHDSHNIIAIGVSDEAICKAVNLLIENKGGICAVTASEEKIVSLPVAGIMSDKSAVEIGESYAKLDTMAKQMGSKLRAPYMSLSFMALLVIPSLKLSDKGLFDGNTFQFTSLEVG from the coding sequence ATGATTATAAAAGGAAATATTGTAGATATAGAAAATAAACGAATTTATAAAGGAGCTGTTGAGGTTGAAAACGGAAAAATAAAAAATATTATAGAAGTAAATCATTCTATAGAAAATTATATTTTACCTGGTTTTGTAGATGCTCATATTCATATTGAAAGCTCGATGTTAGTTCCTTCTGAATTTGCAAAAATTGCAGTGACACATGGTACAGTTGCAACAGTTTCTGATCCGCATGAAATAGCAAATGTATTAGGTGTAAAAGGAGTTAATTTTATGATTGAAAACGGAAAAAAAGTTCCGTTTAAATTTAATTTTGGAGCGCCAAGTTGTGTACCAGCAACATCTTTTGAAAGTGCTGGTGCTGTTATTAATTCAGAAGATATTAAATTGATGATGGAAAATCCAGATATCAAATATTTAGCTGAAATGATGAATTATCCAGGCGTGTTATTTGACGATGCTGAGGTTTTGAAAAAAATTCAACATGCAAAAAATAATAACAAACCCATCGACGGACACGCTCCAGCTTTGCGAGGCGATGATATTTCAAAATATATTTCCGCAGGAATTACAACCGACCACGAATGTTTTTCTTATGATGAAGCTTTAGAAAAACTTCAAAAAGGAATGAAAGTAATTATTAGAGAAGGAAGTGCAGCTAAAAACTTTGATGCTTTAATTGATTTATTACCAAATCATTTTGATAATATGATGTTTTGTTCTGATGATAAACATCCTGATGATTTATTAATAGGACATATAAATGAATTGTGTAAACGTGCCGTTTCAAAAGGAATCGATGTTTTTAAAGTATTAAAAGTTGCTTGTGTAAATCCTGTAAAACATTATAATTTAGATGTCGGTTTATTACAAAAAGATGATGATGCCGATTTTATTGTTGTTGAAAATTTAAAGAATTTCAAAGTTTTAAAAACCTTTATAAATGGTGAATTAGTTGCTGAAAACGGAAAATCATTTGTAAAATCAGTAGCTTTTGAGGTATTGAATAATTTTAATACTGATAAAAAAAGCATTGCTGATTTTGAGTTTAAATCATCCGCAGAAAAAATTAGAGTTATTGAGGCTTTAGATGGCGAATTGGTAACCAATCAAATTGAAGCAAATTCGTTAATTAAAGATGGAAATTTAGTGTCAAATACTCAAAATGATGTGTTAAAAATGACGGTGGTAAATCGTTATAAAAATGCAAAACCTTCCATAGCATTTATAAAAAATTTCGGATTAAAAGAAGGCACAATTGCAAGTTCAGTAGGGCATGATTCTCATAATATTATTGCTATCGGTGTTTCTGATGAAGCTATTTGCAAGGCAGTGAATTTATTAATCGAAAATAAAGGCGGAATTTGTGCGGTAACCGCATCCGAAGAAAAAATAGTTTCATTACCAGTAGCAGGAATTATGTCGGATAAATCGGCAGTAGAAATTGGTGAATCGTATGCCAAATTAGATACGATGGCAAAACAAATGGGGAGTAAATTAAGAGCGCCTTATATGAGTTTATCGTTTATGGCATTGTTAGTAATTCCATCGTTAAAACTATCGGATAAAGGGTTGTTTGATGGAAATACATTTCAATTTACATCATTAGAAGTTGGATAA